A genome region from Macaca nemestrina isolate mMacNem1 chromosome 20, mMacNem.hap1, whole genome shotgun sequence includes the following:
- the LOC105484635 gene encoding tumor necrosis factor ligand superfamily member 9, protein MECASDAALDPEAPWPPAPRARACRLLPWALVAVLLLLVAACTVFLARPWAVSGAHASPGSAASPRLREGPELSPDNPAGLLDLRQGMFAQLVAQNVLLTDGPLSWYSDPGLAGVSLAEGLSYKEDTKELVVAKAGVYYVFLQLMLQRVVAGEGSGSVSLALHLQPLRSAAGAAALALTVDLPSASSEARNSAFGFQGRLLHLGAGQRLGVHLHTEARACHAWQLTQGATVLGLFRVTPEVPAGLPSPRSE, encoded by the exons ATGGAATGCGCCTCTGACGCTGCCCTGGACCCCGAGGCCCCGTGGCCTCCCGCGCCCCGCGCCCGCGCCTGCCGCCTGCTGCCTTGGGCTCTGGTGGCCGTGCTGCTGCTGCTCGTTGCCGCCTGCACCGTCTTCCTCGCCCGCCCCTGGGCCGTGTCCGGGGCTCACGCCTCGCCTGGCTCCGCGGCTAGCCCGAGACTCCGCGAGGGTCCCGAGCTTTCGCCCGACAATCCCGCCGGCCTCTTGGACCTGCGGCAG GGCATGTTTGCGCAGCTGGTGGCCCAAAATG TTCTGCTGACCGATGGGCCCCTGAGCTGGTACAGCGACCCAGGCCTGGCAGGCGTGTCTCTGGCGGAGGGCCTGAGCTACAAGGAGGACACAAAGGAGCTGGTGGTGGCCAAGGCTGGCGTCTACTACGTCTTCCTGCAACTAATGCTGCAGCGCGTGGTGGCCGGCGAGGGCTCAGGCTCCGTTTCGCTTGCGCTGCACCTGCAGCCACTGCGCTCTGCTGCTGGGGCTGCCGCCCTGGCTTTGACTGTGGACCTGCCATCCGCCTCCTCCGAGGCTCGGAACTCGGCCTTCGGTTTCCAGGGCCGCCTGCTGCACCTGGGTGCTGGCCAGCGCCTGGGTGTCCATCTGCACACTGAGGCCAGGGCATGCCATGCCTGGCAGCTTACCCAGGGCGCCACAGTCTTGGGGCTCTTCCGGGTGACCCCCGAAGTCCCAGCCGGACTCCCCTCACCGAGGTCTGAATAA